GTTCAGTTTAAAGAAAGCCCACTGTGCACAggaaaatgacacaaaacaataaGACAGTTTAATAtcctcaaaatgtttttttccaaaagaCATGCTGGATCTGAACACATAATATCTACTAAAGGGCAGGACAatttttctttgctgttatAACTGAATATATGCTATGCTGTTTTGTGACTGTGAATATAAGTTTATCGTGCTTTGTGGAGAACCCCAAAGGAATAAGGTGTATACTAATCTAATACAATTCAACCTAATATATTGGGTCAATAAAAGATCTGATGGTAGCCGGTTATAGAAAAATGAGCTGCAATGGAAAAGttaaataaagagcaaaagGTGGTTTATCTAGTAGCTCTAAACTAGTATAGGAACAGATCTggtgaaaaaaaccccactggcGAGGTCTACTGATAAGTGTCTGTATTCATTTTCTGGAAAGGTTACTGGTATAGTCAATAATCACAAAACTTTAATGTTCAAATTTTACGATGTGAAAAAACTCATCCAGTCCTGGTGATTCAAATTTTTCCTGGATTCCATGGAGCACATAGCACAGAGTTCAAAGCACACTCCCAGCTTGTGCTGCTAGAACGCCAAAAACATATTATGCCCTGGCAGTTGCCTGCCTGTCCTGGAGTTTGTTAGCTTAGTTGTGTCTGTCTTGCCACGAGGATGGGAGTTCATTATAGCCAAACCTGTGCTGCAAGCAGCACAACAGGCACAGACGTGCAAGGCCAGACAGCTGTCTCATTGTCTAGCGCAGTGGCTACACTAATAACCTTCTAAGAACATCGCCTTTTCTGAATTGCTCATGGTCACCCAGGCCATTTAGACACAAGACGAAGGGACTGTTTGGAGTGTGGGACTATttataatcacacaaacacatatacatccTTCAGTTTAATCTGTCATAGGAGCAACAAACAAAGTCTCTGCCCTTAGTTCACTGCAGATTATGGCAGTGCTCATCTGGGGATGTGGCTAAACGAGTTTGATTTGGTCTCAATTTTATTTGATAGCCCTAgacaacaacaacgacaactatatatatattaaaaaaaaccataatGTAGGAGGTGTCTGAAATGGAAGCTTGGTGCTCTGTGAACATCAAACTTTTGAAAGCTTCCCACACAGCCAAATATCTTGTTTTCCTATCCCTGACGAAGGCATATGTTAGTCATGGTAATTTACTCATAACCAAAAGCTGAATGAATGAAGACATTTATGAGCTTTGTTTTGCGCTTAACACGTCTTCatatagaatacacacactgtgggCAGAGCCAAAACCTTAGAGTGATGTGAGTGTTCACACAGCATACAGTGAAACGCTATACACTACAACAAAGTTCAGCAGACAGTTAACGTTGGACTCACTGCTCTGTGGTGGTGAGGCTCCAGTGGAGGTTGGCAGATGCTTGTTGTATATTTGGATGCTTGTGAGTGCTGCCATGGATTTCCATTAGCCATATTATTAACTTCCACgattttgtgtttgcatgccCCCGTATGACTTGTGGAAACAGAACGTTGCCGTGTGCGGAGCAACCCCGGCATTGTGTCATGGCTGCTGGCTCTTTTGTAGGAGCCGCTGGTCTGTGGCAAGCTGCACCTAATCTCGCCAACAAGATAAACAGTGGCAGACAGTAAACTCGTTTTCCTTGTCATGGAGGTTTCATCAGTGTGCAAATCccttgtcttttgtttaaatgacaCATAAgtaagcaccacacacacacacacacacacacacacacaattcttgATCTTTACCTCCAATCAGAACACCCTGAAATTCTGAAGCAATTGTACATTGAAACTCTAGAATTAAGGTTTATAGTAGAGTTTTAAGATCATGGCCATCACACATTACTTTGAAGTAATTTTCGATTTATGGAATCTTGCAGGCTTTTGTGTTGATtataaaacagtttttaaaaggACAGAAGAATGATGAGTGCTCACACAGCAGGCTGTCCCTATCAAACCCAGTACCCTGCTACTAGGTGTTCATTCACTGGCATTCCACTGCAGTGTAGGACTGTTCATTGTGGTATGATTAAACTGCTGTTCAGTTACGTGGACACCTAAGGCTTAATGGTATTCATTTGATCCACTGAGAAATATTCTGTGGTCTCTCTTTAGGTCATGCTGGATCCATTTAAACAGGCACAGCAGTTTGGAGGTGTCACTGTGGCTTCATCCACCGGGGGGTGCTGTGGTCCCCAGGAGTCATGCTGCGAGTAAAGATAGAATAAAAAAATGCCACAGGATAGTATTATTAGTATCTGTATTATCGCTCGGCATGAAATATGCAACCACTTAAATGTGTTATATGATTTggtaatataacacacacataatattgGTATAATACTAATAATTCTCCATGTCAATTATTAGAATGGTTATACGAGAAAAGCAATTGTTCGTGTATGGCTGTCTGCATTTTTCACACTAAAATTGTAATAGCTTTCATAGCACATAGTCTAATTCATCCATATCGGATGGGGAATTATTGCCAGAtgttgtaatgtaatatatatgtaatatacatcTCTTTCGCTTTCTTACAGTATTTTTATAACCAAGTGGTTATTATAGTGGTTataagtggggtttttttgtttgtttgtttgtttgtttttttacagagGAGACAAAGCAGATGAATTAGCAAACAGAATAAACAGGTGAGCAGGGGCGCAAGCTGCCCTTCACTGCAGACCTGAGGCGTCAACTACACAGGCTATCCTGTTGGTAGCTGTTGGGGTACAGGCTGAACCTGGAGTGAATTTTGTGTATACATCTGCTATTCTGTACTGTAGGTTTAGGCCAAAGAATGTGGTGTTTGGTGGGATTATTATAGAACTGTATTGTTATTCATGCTCATATTCGGTGGGTATGTATTCATTTTACGGTGTTTTGCACGGCTGCTGTCCAACAGAGCCTGACGAAGACCAATCATAAAGACCAGTCATTATTCAGTAAAAAATGGGGGGCGCTCAGCTGTGCAGCTGTCCTGTGTTTGTCAAAGAACTCCTCAAAGACCATCTGTTGTTACTCTGTGTGATAAAGCATTCTTTAATTCTacataaaagcaaaatgtcGATGGGTGATCACATACATTTGGTGTCATTAATTGCAGCAAAGGTCTTTGTAACTGTTGAACATCAAGGGACAGAAGAGTTGCACTCTATTCAGTGCTGATGTCAAGTGTAAATGCATCACAGGTAGCAACTCATTCTTGTTTGTACAGGTTTTCccacaaagtttttttttatatatatatatatatatatatatatatatatatatatatatatatatgtgtgggtgtgggtgtggttgtgtgggtgtggttgtgtgtgggtgtgtgttctcttAAGTAGAGGCCACAAATCCTTCCttagaaatataaatgtgtactacatttatatttctaagGAAGGATTTGTGGCCTCTACTTAAGAGAACACATTATTTTAGATTAAATTAATATGTTATAATAAAGTTTTATTACTTTCCTTTTCAGGTTCCTAATATCACCCCAGTTTATGCTTTAAAGGGAGTTCACAGAAAGGTTGCTAATAATTAATGGAAATTTTTCTCGTAACAACGTAACAAATGGGGGGAATTAAACTGTTAAAATGGAATATTGTGTCGATATCGCATCATTTTATTATccttaattatttttattgcgTCTCATCTCAGAATGCTGTCATATTTGTTAATTACTTACCCAAGGTATCAAAAAAGTCACGAGGAAACTTCAGTCAATGGTCATTTGCATTCACTGTCCCTGCTGGGCGTTTTCATTCGCTGCTCCAGCCGTCAACTCCCCGCCCCCCGAGCTGCGGCGCTGCCGGATTGGCTGCTGGGGTCGCCTGTAACCGGGACTTCGGGAGAGGCACGAGTTTGCGCCGCTCTCGCTGAAGTGCAGTCAGTTTCAGCCGCGTTGTGGAGCCAGGCTGGTCCCAATGCACAAGGCAAGGCAACGCACAGCTGCGATGAAGCCGGACTCCGATTGgctctgatttttaaaaagccattttcaTTCAAGCGGTTGCCCATTATCAACATGGCAGAGCCGTCGGTTCCAGTACCCACTGCAAAAATGGCGTCACTTATCCGGGTCCGAGCCCTGACTCTAATTTTCTTAACTGTCAGCAGTTGCTTAATTACCCCGACGAGAGGCaaagaaggagggggagaggagaccGTTATCATTGGTTTGAGACTGGAGGATACAGACGACATTTCTTTTATGGATAAGGGATATTTGCGGGTCAGTGAAAGGTCTCGGGTGAAATTGAGGGTGTACGGGCAAAACATAAACAACGAGACGTGGTCCAAAATTGCCTTCACAGAACATGAGCGGAGTCGTGTTGTCGCGAATATCGACAGCTCCTCAGGGGACAACAAGAGCCAAGAGGAGACGTCGGTTTTGAATCCATGTGGCATCCGGACATCGGATATATTAATTCTCCCGAACATAGTTTTAAATCGCAAGACGTCCGGGGTTGTGGAAATTGAAGTCAAACCTCTGCGAAAGACGGAGAGGAGTAAAGCTTATTACCTGTGCGTCGCAACCTCGACACCTGCTGGCACGCACGACCCGTGGACAGAGAGCACCTGGATTTATCACGAAGGGGACGACACCAAAGTGATCGTGGTcgaagaaaaaaagtttttgctTCCGTTTTGGCTCCAGGTGATCTTTATTTCAATGTTGCTCTGCCTTTCGGGTATGTTCAGCGGTTTAAACCTGGGGCTGATGGCACTGGACCCCATGGAGTTGCAGATCGTCCAGAACTGTGgaacagagcgagagaaaaacTACGCCAGGAAAATCGAGCCGGTGAGGAGTCAAGGGAATTACCTGCTTTGTTCACTTCTGCTGGGTAATGTTCTGGTGAACACTACTCTGACCATTCTGTTGGATGATATAGCCGGAAACGGACTGATAGCTGTTGTGATGTCAACTATCGGTATAGTTATATTTGGGGAGATTGTGCCTCAAGCCATATGTTCGAGACACGGGCTTGCCGTAGGTGCCAATACAATATTCTTGACCAAATTCTTTATGCTGCTAACTTTTCCCGCGTCGTACCCGGTTAGTAAACTTCTAGATTATCTCCTTGGACAAGAGATTGGGACCGTCTATAACCGAGAGAAACTTTTGGAGATGCTGCGGGTTACTGATCCCTATAACGACCTAGTGAAAGAGGAGCTGAACATCATTCAGGGCGCGTTGGAACTTAGGACTAAAACCGTGGAGGACGTGATGACTCCGCTGCGCGACTGCTTcatgatcactgctgatgccacTCTGGACTTCAGCAGCATGAGCGAGATCATGGAGAGCGGCTACACACGCATTCCCGTCTACGAGGAGGAGCGGTCGAACATCGTGGATCTGCTGTTCGTGAAAGACCTGGCGTTCGTGGATCCCGACGACTGCACCCCCCTGAAAACCATCACGAAGTTCTACAGCCACCCgctgcattttgttttcaacGATACCAAGTTGGACGCGATGCTGGAAGAATTCAAGAAAGGTGAGAATCGTTTTCTATAACGGGAAATGCGGAGGCGTGGGTAGCAAAGACCTTCGGAAAAGACACATATGTATCAGTCTTTTTGAGATTATCGCCCTTCAGGAGCGTGGAAGCACAACAGCGGGCGATTTCTCAGTAGAATTGTACGCGTCCATATTCACGTCCTTGGTACGCATGATATTCCTTTGGTTGGATAAACAACATCAAGGCTAGAATGTGATGCTTCTTACAGCACCGAGAACTTAcctctttaaaaacacaaacgcacTGTGTACATGGTAGTAATTCCGGAAGCGACTTATTCACGGTGATGGCCAGATCATGATTCTAGTTGCGATAACAGCCCTTTGATAGTCGGTTTGACACATATTATGCTATTGCAGCTATCAAGCAGTCTGAAAGAGCCTAGATATTTCATTATTCTTGAGGAAATTAATTCGTTTTGtttgaatgcatttattttctcatgAGTATATGAATATGGACTTGGTTCTTCCAAGCAGGTGGTGACAGTGGTTCATTAAACAACCCAACAATGGCTTCGTGAATTACACATCAGATGGTCAGATGGTGGGTTCATCCCAGGATGAACCATCAGTTCAGGACCTCTGGGAATAGATGACTTGGGTGCCAAAGGCCTCCAGAAAGTGAAATTGCACACGAGTTTCCAAACCCATGCCAGAAGCTTTTGGTAATTCAGAGGTTGCACAGTGATCATCACCTCCTCGTCCCTTGCTTCTgtttagattgtgtgtgtgtttttatttagcgGTAATGCTTACAGCTCTCgttctttgtttcttttaatatCTGAATGCATTACTGATTTGTGGGAATAGGACAGACTAAGGTGATCAGATAAGGTGACttagagcccccccccccactgtctctctgtctctctcgctgtctctctctctgtctgtctgtctctgccttctGCTACTTTCCATAGCAATTCATaaccaattaaaataaaacatgacagaAGTAGTATTTGCATGAGATACTTTATGCATACACATCTTTTTAGGTTAACTGACAACTTCACCCAACCTTCCTTTCTGACTTGCCCTCACGTTTTATCACTGTCATTACATCTGAGTGTGTTCGAATATAATTTCCAAAAATGTCTACAGAGTATCtcatcatgttttattcatcAATGCCTTAACTCTCATGGGTCAGTAAGGGTAGAATGCTGCTatacaaatgcattaaaaagcATCTGACTTCAGATTATTCATAGAATGAACCTTAGATGTAACAAAGTTAACATAAGTTATGGGTTATACTTAATAGTAGATGGGCAATAAGAACCCATAATTTATCCTGATTTATGTGTGAGGGCCTGAAAACTGAAGAATTTATGTataacatatgtgtgtgtgtgtgtgtgtgtgtgtgtgtgtgtgtgtgtgtgtgtgtgtgtgtgtgtgtcaccaaaGATTTAAGATTCGGGACATATTTGTTAAATACTTGTCATACATGTGATTTCACACATATTCCATCTCAACCCATGAAATGTTACTCATTCTGTCTTTTGTACATTAAAGCAGAATAGTTCATAACAATTAGTTTAGTaattatatgcatatacatgGACTGAGTCACACACttgtttattataaaacagaatttcaaatgcaatttttataaaatgttttcagttttgttgtttttttgataCATgtagttttcatgttttgtctgCGATCTGAGACAAAACGTAGCTTAGCCTTGAGAATGAGCTCTGAGTTCTGAATTGCTTGTGTCTTAAGGAGTAGAACATGGGGCCATTACAAGAATGTTAGAAACCTGGggttatgtctgtgtgtgtgtgtggggggggggggggggggggtgtgtatgtgtgggtgagtgtgtatgtgtgcgtatatgtgggggtgggtgtgcatgtgtgggtggttgtatatgggtgtttgtgggtgggtgggtatgtatgtgtgtgcactctttTTTTTGGCAATTTTGGCCTGTCACCAGAAAGAACCTCGCCATTGGCTGTGTGTATTCTAATGAGTGATTAAGGTGGTGGGGGTCAAAGTTTCACGTCACAGTGGCCgtggtcagcacacacactctcggtTCAAAGTGCTTTGTATGGTAAGTCACTGTTAATTAATCTATCGCCGCTTGTGGAGCAAGGCAGCCCTCAATAGCAGGAACAAAAACACCACGTCCCACCAAGGAATAACCATGCCACTTTGATGGAGCTTTTTGAGTTAGAAGATATTGTTGTCACTCATCTTTTCTTAGTAGTTTGAAATAAAACCCACATGGGCCACTAAGACAAAAATATGTGTGAACACATTTAGGTTGAAGgagaaaaaatgtttgtctAAGGTGCTGACCCAAAAGAGAGTGCCCTCATGATTTCATAAGGCAGACTCCAAATTCTTGGAGCAACATTAATTGTTCCTTTATGAGGTATGACAGTAAGTTTGTCATACAAGAAAATGGCTACCTAGCAGCggtttttgcatttaaatagaGTCTGGACCTGGCTCAATGCAGGTCTTTGAAGTCAGTTGTGATTTGATTAAGAGCTATCCAATGGTTATGATTCACAGCTTTGTGACTAAAAGTGAAATTTTAAGCCTTGGATTGTGGAGCAACCTGGTTCCTAATTGGGATGGTATTGGGGCAAACGGCAGTAATGTTTTAGTCAGCTGCAATATTACACGTACTATTCAGTCAATTCAGCTGAAAATATGAGTATCATAGTGTGCAAAATATTATAGTTCCCTAACTTATAGACTATCCTTATGACTTTCTCTGTTTATCCATTTTCTTCTTTAGTTGAGGTCAGCGCTCTTTAACTGCattaatgtaatttacataaaacaaaggCATTTTGCCTGGAATGTGTGAGCAAACTGCTTTAAACTTTATTTCCCTCTATTATGTGGACTGATATGAACTTTTCAGGGTAATTTGAGTCCTTTGCAATATTGTTATCAGTGACACACAGAGGCTACTCTGTGTGAATTCGTGCCAGGTGAGACAACTTATCACCTCAGATGGGGCAATGATCTCTCAGAGGCTCAGGACGTGCTTCCTGACTggttattttctctctccctctctctccctctctctctcttcttgctcatcaccttctttgaccttttttttataGTCCCCTTGTCCACTATGCTTTCTCACCATTTTCTCTCTGATGTTTCCTCAATTTTCACAGTTGTACTTTAGGATCAACTTTAGAGTAATTTCTTACAGGTTTAATTATTGAACATTCACCTTTTGAATGTGCTTCATTTGGGGTTTACATGTGCTTCTTGAGCACTGGGTAAAAACATCCAAACGGTTCATATTTTTGTCTTGTCCTTCTACAGCCATTCATTATCTGGTTCAAGTGTGCTTGGAACTAGAATATGTACTGCTCTTGAACCGGTATCGTGTTCTTAAAGTATGTGTCTTAATTGGTTCGTTAAGATTTTAAGATGATAAGGTGATAAGAAAATATAAGAACAAGATCACAGACTCTAAAGCCTTCCAGGATCCTACAATAAGATTCTCATATCCTGTCTAGAATTGGGTGTCTGTATTCACAAATAAGGCACTAATTGTGAAGctaatccataatcagagttaGGGTTTGTCATTTTAACACAGTGATGTGAGCTGTGATTTAGAGAATTCTAGAGCTCTACATAAGTTGTGGTTCTTTACAGAACCTCTTTAAAAAGCTTCCTCGTACAG
The sequence above is a segment of the Electrophorus electricus isolate fEleEle1 chromosome 16, fEleEle1.pri, whole genome shotgun sequence genome. Coding sequences within it:
- the cnnm2b gene encoding metal transporter CNNM2 isoform X1 gives rise to the protein MAEPSVPVPTAKMASLIRVRALTLIFLTVSSCLITPTRGKEGGGEETVIIGLRLEDTDDISFMDKGYLRVSERSRVKLRVYGQNINNETWSKIAFTEHERSRVVANIDSSSGDNKSQEETSVLNPCGIRTSDILILPNIVLNRKTSGVVEIEVKPLRKTERSKAYYLCVATSTPAGTHDPWTESTWIYHEGDDTKVIVVEEKKFLLPFWLQVIFISMLLCLSGMFSGLNLGLMALDPMELQIVQNCGTEREKNYARKIEPVRSQGNYLLCSLLLGNVLVNTTLTILLDDIAGNGLIAVVMSTIGIVIFGEIVPQAICSRHGLAVGANTIFLTKFFMLLTFPASYPVSKLLDYLLGQEIGTVYNREKLLEMLRVTDPYNDLVKEELNIIQGALELRTKTVEDVMTPLRDCFMITADATLDFSSMSEIMESGYTRIPVYEEERSNIVDLLFVKDLAFVDPDDCTPLKTITKFYSHPLHFVFNDTKLDAMLEEFKKGKSHLAIVQRVNNEGEGDPFYEVLGIVTLEDVIEEIIKSEILDETDLYTDNKTKKKITHRERKQDFSAFKPTDNEMKVKISPQLLLATLRFLATEVEAFGLVQMSEKILLRLLKHPNVIQELKFNERSKRSPEHYLYIRNKPADHFILVLQGKVEVEAGKDGMKFEAGAFSSYGMMALTMSPENKSPPCPFGLNHSDSLNRSDRSEVINPPLGSSNNQLNSFLQIYTPDYTVRAITDLLYIKVTRQQYQNALMASRMDKTPQLSDGEYTKIELALAELHDGVAEETAILLGQTANCVAHKKPNHMAHNEGTV
- the cnnm2b gene encoding metal transporter CNNM2 isoform X2, encoding MAEPSVPVPTAKMASLIRVRALTLIFLTVSSCLITPTRGKEGGGEETVIIGLRLEDTDDISFMDKGYLRVSERSRVKLRVYGQNINNETWSKIAFTEHERSRVVANIDSSSGDNKSQEETSVLNPCGIRTSDILILPNIVLNRKTSGVVEIEVKPLRKTERSKAYYLCVATSTPAGTHDPWTESTWIYHEGDDTKVIVVEEKKFLLPFWLQVIFISMLLCLSGMFSGLNLGLMALDPMELQIVQNCGTEREKNYARKIEPVRSQGNYLLCSLLLGNVLVNTTLTILLDDIAGNGLIAVVMSTIGIVIFGEIVPQAICSRHGLAVGANTIFLTKFFMLLTFPASYPVSKLLDYLLGQEIGTVYNREKLLEMLRVTDPYNDLVKEELNIIQGALELRTKTVEDVMTPLRDCFMITADATLDFSSMSEIMESGYTRIPVYEEERSNIVDLLFVKDLAFVDPDDCTPLKTITKFYSHPLHFVFNDTKLDAMLEEFKKGKSHLAIVQRVNNEGEGDPFYEVLGIVTLEDVIEEIIKSEILDETDLYTDNKTKKKITHRERKQDFSAFKPTDNEMKVKISPQLLLATLRFLATEVEAFGLVQMSEKILLRLLKHPNVIQELKFNERSKRSPEHYLYIRNKPADHFILVLQGKVEVEAGKDGMKFEAGAFSSYGMMALTMSPDLHAGLHSQSHHRPAVHQGDPPAVPERPDGITHGQDATAVGWRVHQN
- the cnnm2b gene encoding metal transporter CNNM2 isoform X3, yielding MAEPSVPVPTAKMASLIRVRALTLIFLTVSSCLITPTRGKEGGGEETVIIGLRLEDTDDISFMDKGYLRVSERSRVKLRVYGQNINNETWSKIAFTEHERSRVVANIDSSSGDNKSQEETSVLNPCGIRTSDILILPNIVLNRKTSGVVEIEVKPLRKTERSKAYYLCVATSTPAGTHDPWTESTWIYHEGDDTKVIVVEEKKFLLPFWLQVIFISMLLCLSGMFSGLNLGLMALDPMELQIVQNCGTEREKNYARKIEPVRSQGNYLLCSLLLGNVLVNTTLTILLDDIAGNGLIAVVMSTIGIVIFGEIVPQAICSRHGLAVGANTIFLTKFFMLLTFPASYPVSKLLDYLLGQEIGTVYNREKLLEMLRVTDPYNDLVKEELNIIQGALELRTKTVEDVMTPLRDCFMITADATLDFSSMSEIMESGYTRIPVYEEERSNIVDLLFVKDLAFVDPDDCTPLKTITKFYSHPLHFVFNDTKLDAMLEEFKKGKSHLAIVQRVNNEGEGDPFYEVLGIVTLEDVIEEIIKSEILDETDLYTDNKTKKKITHRERKQDFSAFKPTDNEMKVKISPQLLLATLRFLATEVEAFGLVQMSEKILLRLLKHPNVIQELKFNERSKRSPEHYLYIRNKPADHFILVLQGKVEVEAGKDGMKFEAGAFSSYGMMALTMSPV
- the cnnm2b gene encoding metal transporter CNNM2 isoform X4, translated to MAEPSVPVPTAKMASLIRVRALTLIFLTVSSCLITPTRGKEGGGEETVIIGLRLEDTDDISFMDKGYLRVSERSRVKLRVYGQNINNETWSKIAFTEHERSRVVANIDSSSGDNKSQEETSVLNPCGIRTSDILILPNIVLNRKTSGVVEIEVKPLRKTERSKAYYLCVATSTPAGTHDPWTESTWIYHEGDDTKVIVVEEKKFLLPFWLQVIFISMLLCLSGMFSGLNLGLMALDPMELQIVQNCGTEREKNYARKIEPVRSQGNYLLCSLLLGNVLVNTTLTILLDDIAGNGLIAVVMSTIGIVIFGEIVPQAICSRHGLAVGANTIFLTKFFMLLTFPASYPVSKLLDYLLGQEIGTVYNREKLLEMLRVTDPYNDLVKEELNIIQGALELRTKTVEDVMTPLRDCFMITADATLDFSSMSEIMESGYTRIPVYEEERSNIVDLLFVKDLAFVDPDDCTPLKTITKFYSHPLHFVFNDTKLDAMLEEFKKGPSLTRAEAWALLFLFSSSPVFYTRVVG